A single genomic interval of Bos taurus isolate L1 Dominette 01449 registration number 42190680 breed Hereford chromosome 6, ARS-UCD2.0, whole genome shotgun sequence harbors:
- the SRD5A3 gene encoding polyprenal reductase: protein MATWAGTEVSALNPLRAFWLTLAATFLLTLLLQLVPPGLLPGCAFFQDLIRYGKTKEGAPPRPAACRAFDVPKRYFSHFYIISVLWNGFLLWSLTHSLFMGAPFPHWLHGLLRILGTAQFRGGELALSAFLVLVFLWLHSLRRLFECVYVSVFSNAVIHAVQYCFGLVYYVLVGLTVLSQVPLDGRNVYVIGKNLLMQARWFHILGMMMFIWSSAHQYKCHVILSNLRKNKAGVVIHCNHRIPFGDWFEYVSSPNYLAELLIYISMAVTFGFYNLTWWLVVTYVFFNQALSAFLSHKFYKSKFISYPKHRKAFLPFLF from the exons ATGGCTACGTGGGCGGGGACCGAGGTCTCGGCGCTGAACCCGCTGCGCGCCTTTTGGCTCACGCTTGCTGCCACCTTCCTACTGACCCTGCTGCTGCAGCTCGTGCCGCCCGGCCTGCTTCCGGGCTGCGCGTTCTTCCAGGACCTGATCCGCTATGGAAAAACCAAGGAAGGGGCGCCACCGCGCCCGGCCGCCTGCCGGGCCTTTGATGTTCCCAAGAG GTATTTTTCGCATTTCTACATCATCTCAGTGCTGTGGAACGGGTTCCTGCTTTGGAGCCTTACCCACTCTCTGTTCATGGGAGCACCTTTTCCACACTGGCTTCACGGTCTGCTCAGAATTCTTGGGACTGCGCAGTTCCGAG GGGGTGAGCTCGCACTGTCTGCATTCTTGGTGCTAGTGTTTCTGTGGCTGCACAGCCTGCGAAGACTGTTTGAGTGCGTCTACGTCAGTGTCTTCTCCAATGCCGTGATCCACGCCGTGCAGTACTGTTTTGGACTTGTGTACTATGTCCTTGTTGGCCTAACTGTGCTGAGCCAAGTGCCCCTGGACGGCAGGAACG TCTATGTGATAGGGAAGAATCTCTTGATGCAGGCTCGGTGGTTCCATATCCTCGGAATGATGATGTTCATCTGGTCATCTGCCCATCAGTATAAATGTCATGTCATTCTCAGCAATCTCAGGAAAAACAAAGCAG GAGTGGTCATTCACTGTAACCACCGAATCCCTTTTGGAGACTGGTTTGAATACGTCTCTTCCCCTAACTACTTGGCAGAGCTGCTGATCTACATTTCCATGGCTGTCACCTTCGGTTTCTACAACTTGACTTGGTGGCTCGTGGTAACATATGTCTTCTTCAACCAGGCCCTGTCTGCTTTCCTCAGCCACAAATTCTACAAAAGCAAATTCATCTCCTACCCGAAGCACAGGAAAGCTTTCCTGCCATTTCTGTTTTAA